A window of Streptomyces caniferus contains these coding sequences:
- a CDS encoding ABC transporter ATP-binding protein — protein sequence MTDSSEDKTEAVVGEPTAAGTRSPSAFLEVRDLKVHFNTDDGLVKSVDGLNFSLEKGKTLGIVGESGSGKSVTSLAVMGLHRASRQQRSKVNMSGEIWLDGKELVSADPDEVRRLRGREMAMIFQDPLSALHPFYSVGSQIVEAYRVHNDVDKKTARKRAVEMLDRVGIPQPDKRVDDHPHQFSGGMRQRAMIAMALVNNPELLIADEPTTALDVTVQAQILDLIRDLQKEFGSAVIIITHDLGVVAELADDLLVMYGGRCIERGPAEKVFYEPQHPYTWGLLGSMPRIDRDQTERLIPVKGSPPSLINVPSGCAFNPRCPYADVPKDNLTRTVRPELREAGGGHFSACHMSQEERERIWTEEIAPKL from the coding sequence GTGACCGACTCCTCCGAGGACAAGACCGAGGCTGTCGTGGGCGAGCCCACCGCGGCCGGCACCCGGTCCCCCTCCGCCTTCCTCGAAGTGCGGGACCTGAAGGTGCACTTCAACACCGACGACGGGCTCGTGAAGTCGGTCGACGGCCTGAACTTCTCCCTGGAGAAGGGCAAGACGCTCGGTATCGTCGGCGAGTCCGGCTCCGGCAAGTCCGTGACCTCGCTCGCCGTGATGGGTCTGCACCGCGCCTCGCGCCAGCAGCGCAGCAAGGTGAACATGTCCGGCGAGATCTGGCTGGACGGCAAGGAGCTGGTCTCCGCCGACCCGGACGAGGTGCGCCGGCTGCGCGGCCGCGAGATGGCGATGATCTTCCAGGATCCGCTGTCCGCGCTGCACCCCTTCTACTCGGTCGGCAGCCAGATCGTGGAGGCGTACCGCGTCCACAACGACGTGGACAAGAAGACCGCGCGCAAGCGGGCCGTCGAGATGCTCGACCGGGTCGGCATCCCGCAGCCCGACAAGCGGGTGGACGACCATCCGCACCAGTTCTCCGGCGGTATGCGCCAGCGCGCCATGATCGCGATGGCGCTGGTCAACAACCCGGAGCTGCTGATCGCGGACGAGCCCACCACCGCCCTGGACGTCACCGTCCAGGCGCAGATCCTGGACCTGATCCGCGATCTGCAGAAGGAGTTCGGCTCGGCGGTCATCATCATCACCCACGACCTCGGTGTGGTCGCCGAGCTCGCCGACGACCTGCTGGTGATGTACGGCGGACGGTGCATCGAGCGCGGCCCGGCGGAGAAGGTCTTCTACGAGCCCCAGCACCCCTACACCTGGGGTCTGCTCGGCTCCATGCCGCGCATCGACCGTGACCAGACGGAGCGGCTGATCCCGGTGAAGGGGTCCCCGCCCAGCCTGATCAACGTCCCGTCCGGCTGCGCCTTCAACCCCCGTTGCCCGTACGCGGACGTCCCCAAGGACAACCTCACCCGTACGGTCCGCCCCGAACTGCGCGAGGCCGGCGGCGGGCACTTCTCCGCCTGCCACATGTCGCAGGAGGAGCGGGAGCGTATCTGGACCGAAGAGATTGCGCCGAAGCTGTGA
- a CDS encoding ABC transporter permease, producing the protein MFSYIIRRLISAVILLLIVSAVTFGIFFLLPKLAGQSTDQLAQQYIGKAPTPADIAAVKRNLGLDKPVYEQYWDFLKGIFVGVDYKFGPEAAKCHVPCFGYSFKTHIEVWPEIQNRLPVTLSLAAGAAVLWVVSGVATGVLSALRPGSLFDRMAMGVALAGVSLPMFFTGALALALFTYQWPIFERSDYINLTDDPFGWARTLVLPWVTLAFLYSALYARLTRAGMLETLSEDYIRTARAKGLRERKVVVRHGLRAALTPIITVFGMDLGLLLGGALITEQVFSLKGVGAFAVEAINANDLPNILGVTLLAAFFIVMCNLVVDVLYAAVDPRVRLS; encoded by the coding sequence GTGTTCTCGTACATCATCCGCAGGTTGATCAGCGCAGTGATCCTGCTGCTGATCGTCAGCGCGGTCACTTTCGGCATCTTCTTCCTGCTGCCGAAACTGGCCGGGCAGAGCACCGACCAGCTTGCCCAGCAGTACATCGGAAAGGCCCCCACGCCCGCGGACATCGCCGCGGTCAAAAGGAATCTCGGCCTGGACAAGCCCGTGTACGAGCAGTACTGGGACTTCCTCAAGGGCATTTTCGTCGGCGTCGACTACAAATTCGGTCCGGAAGCGGCCAAGTGCCATGTGCCGTGCTTCGGTTACTCCTTCAAAACCCATATCGAGGTCTGGCCGGAGATCCAGAACCGGCTTCCGGTGACGCTCTCGCTGGCCGCCGGCGCGGCCGTGCTGTGGGTCGTCTCCGGTGTCGCCACCGGCGTGCTCTCCGCGCTGCGCCCCGGCTCGCTCTTCGACCGGATGGCCATGGGCGTCGCGCTGGCCGGCGTCTCCCTCCCGATGTTCTTCACCGGAGCCCTGGCGCTGGCCCTGTTCACCTACCAGTGGCCGATCTTCGAGCGAAGCGACTACATCAATCTCACGGACGATCCGTTCGGCTGGGCCCGGACCCTGGTCCTGCCCTGGGTCACCCTGGCCTTCCTCTACTCCGCGCTCTACGCCCGGCTCACCCGGGCGGGCATGCTGGAGACGCTGAGCGAGGACTACATCCGTACGGCCCGTGCCAAGGGCCTGCGTGAGCGCAAGGTGGTCGTCCGGCACGGTCTGCGGGCCGCGCTCACCCCGATCATCACGGTCTTCGGCATGGACCTGGGCCTGCTGCTCGGTGGTGCCCTGATCACCGAACAGGTCTTCTCGCTCAAGGGAGTCGGCGCCTTCGCCGTCGAGGCGATCAACGCCAACGACCTCCCGAACATCCTCGGCGTCACCTTGCTCGCCGCGTTCTTCATCGTCATGTGCAATCTGGTGGTGGACGTTCTGTACGCCGCCGTCGACCCGCGGGTGAGGCTCTCGTGA
- a CDS encoding ABC transporter ATP-binding protein: MPLQKTADTPAEPAAQTSSDVEPLLRVRGLVRHFPITKGLLKRQVGAVQAVDGIDFDVRPGETLGIVGESGCGKSTMGRLITRLDEPTGGSIEFQGKDITHLSPGRLRPMRRDVQMIFQDPYGSLNPRHTIGGIVSTPFRLQGVEPEGGVKKEVQRLLELVGLSPEHYNRYPHEFSGGQRQRIGIARALALKPKLVVADEPVSALDVSIQAQVVNLMDDLQEELGLTYVIIAHDLSVIRHVSDRIAVMYLGKIVELADRKELYESPMHPYTKALLSAVPVPDPKRRTQRDRILLKGDVPSPINPPSGCRFRTRCWKATDVCATTEPPLVALRTGHQVACHHPENAESTADAADAAKA, from the coding sequence ATTCCGCTCCAGAAGACGGCGGACACCCCCGCGGAGCCTGCCGCGCAGACCTCCTCCGACGTCGAGCCGCTGCTCCGGGTCCGCGGTCTGGTCCGGCACTTCCCGATCACCAAGGGCCTGCTCAAGCGGCAGGTCGGGGCGGTGCAGGCGGTCGACGGCATCGACTTCGACGTGCGCCCGGGGGAGACCCTCGGCATCGTCGGCGAATCCGGCTGCGGCAAGTCGACGATGGGCCGGCTGATCACCCGTCTCGACGAGCCGACCGGCGGCTCCATCGAGTTCCAGGGCAAGGACATCACCCACCTGTCTCCGGGCCGGCTGCGGCCGATGCGCCGGGACGTCCAGATGATCTTCCAGGACCCGTACGGTTCGCTGAACCCGCGGCACACCATCGGCGGGATCGTCTCCACCCCGTTCCGTCTCCAGGGCGTCGAGCCCGAGGGCGGGGTGAAGAAGGAGGTGCAGCGGCTGCTGGAGCTGGTGGGCCTGAGCCCGGAGCACTACAACCGCTATCCGCACGAGTTCTCCGGCGGTCAGCGACAGCGCATCGGGATCGCCCGCGCGCTGGCGCTCAAGCCCAAGCTGGTGGTCGCCGACGAGCCGGTCTCCGCGCTCGACGTGTCGATCCAGGCGCAGGTCGTCAACCTCATGGACGACCTGCAGGAGGAGCTGGGCCTGACGTACGTCATCATCGCCCACGACCTCTCGGTCATCCGGCACGTGTCGGACCGGATCGCGGTGATGTACCTCGGCAAGATCGTGGAGCTGGCCGACCGCAAGGAGCTCTACGAGTCGCCGATGCACCCGTACACCAAGGCGCTGCTGTCCGCGGTGCCGGTGCCCGACCCCAAGCGGCGCACCCAGCGCGACCGGATCCTGCTCAAGGGCGATGTGCCCTCGCCGATCAACCCGCCCTCCGGCTGCCGGTTCCGCACCCGCTGCTGGAAGGCGACCGACGTGTGCGCCACCACCGAGCCGCCGCTGGTCGCGCTGCGGACCGGACACCAGGTGGCCTGCCACCACCCGGAGAACGCGGAGAGCACGGCGGACGCGGCCGACGCGGCGAAGGCGTAG
- a CDS encoding enhanced serine sensitivity protein SseB C-terminal domain-containing protein, with translation MSAGAHQGPAAAGALEQLLQQVSPGRYDAYEALLHALAAGQVWMLLWHGRAGMPDAQYGNMEVEGLGYAPCVTSAPELAASGWNRDHEIVTGPEIAAALFPDRWGLWLNPHAPGGGVGIPWLDLRRIAGGLDRLPAGPLRISEPVIDIPQFYALLAQNAHRTPAVRSLRRAWVQPALGAPYLAIGLDLYDTGQQAVDSVRLMIQQSIGAVPDGLPVSTVAMNDEYDPVGMWMRASARPFFDRDGYLQPQGQPAPAPSYGYGYPRPY, from the coding sequence GTGAGCGCGGGTGCGCATCAGGGGCCGGCGGCGGCCGGAGCGCTGGAGCAGTTGCTCCAGCAGGTCTCGCCCGGCCGTTACGACGCCTATGAGGCACTGCTGCACGCGCTCGCCGCGGGCCAGGTCTGGATGCTGCTGTGGCACGGCCGGGCCGGTATGCCCGATGCGCAGTACGGAAACATGGAGGTCGAGGGCCTCGGCTATGCGCCGTGCGTGACCTCGGCGCCCGAACTCGCCGCCTCCGGCTGGAACCGCGACCACGAGATCGTCACCGGTCCGGAGATCGCCGCCGCACTCTTCCCCGACCGCTGGGGCCTGTGGCTGAACCCGCACGCCCCCGGTGGCGGCGTCGGCATCCCGTGGCTGGACCTGCGCCGTATCGCCGGAGGTCTGGACCGGCTGCCCGCCGGTCCGCTGCGGATCTCCGAACCGGTCATCGACATCCCGCAGTTCTATGCGCTGCTCGCCCAGAACGCCCACCGGACGCCCGCCGTGCGGTCGCTGCGCCGGGCCTGGGTGCAGCCGGCGCTCGGCGCCCCTTATCTGGCGATCGGTCTGGATCTGTACGACACCGGCCAACAAGCGGTGGATTCGGTGCGGTTGATGATCCAACAGTCGATCGGTGCCGTTCCGGACGGTCTGCCCGTCTCCACGGTCGCGATGAACGACGAGTACGACCCGGTCGGCATGTGGATGCGGGCCTCCGCGCGCCCCTTCTTCGACCGTGACGGCTACCTCCAGCCGCAGGGGCAGCCGGCTCCCGCACCGTCGTACGGCTACGGCTACCCGCGCCCTTACTGA
- the gcvH gene encoding glycine cleavage system protein GcvH translates to MSNPQQLRYSKEHEWLSGAEEGVSTVGITEHAANALGDVVYVQLPEVGATVAAGETCGELESTKSVSDLYSPVDGEIAEINEDVVNDPSLVNSAPFEGGWLFKVKISGEPGELLSADEYAAFITG, encoded by the coding sequence ATGAGCAACCCCCAGCAGCTGCGCTACAGCAAGGAGCACGAGTGGCTGTCGGGCGCCGAGGAAGGCGTCTCGACGGTCGGCATCACCGAGCACGCGGCCAACGCGCTCGGCGACGTCGTCTACGTGCAGCTCCCCGAGGTCGGTGCCACCGTCGCGGCGGGCGAGACCTGCGGCGAGCTGGAGTCGACCAAGTCGGTCAGCGATCTCTACTCGCCCGTCGACGGTGAGATCGCCGAGATCAACGAGGACGTCGTCAACGACCCCTCGCTGGTGAACTCCGCCCCGTTCGAGGGCGGATGGCTGTTCAAGGTGAAGATCAGCGGTGAGCCGGGCGAGCTGCTCTCGGCCGACGAGTACGCCGCCTTCATCACCGGCTGA
- a CDS encoding AAA family ATPase: MHSEAAFGATSGVVPPAVGPAAPPAVVSRPGRAPRPVVRPGHGAEIVDLRGGRRARSAAELRFPAGDLVVVSGLPGSGKSTLMHRVVPPLDAHGAAVHRIDSQDARERWEHGRLRRLPYALYRPLVRAAHYLTLARALRSGDSVVVHDCGTLAWVRGWIARSAVRGGRGLHLVLLDVTPEVALSGQESRGRGVSGYAFARHRGAVGRLVGAAESARLPKGFGSAVLLDRRAASALETVGFD; this comes from the coding sequence GTGCACAGCGAAGCGGCATTCGGGGCCACTTCCGGCGTCGTGCCTCCGGCCGTCGGGCCGGCGGCACCGCCCGCCGTGGTGTCCCGCCCCGGCCGGGCGCCGCGGCCCGTCGTCCGGCCGGGGCACGGCGCCGAGATCGTGGACCTCCGCGGCGGGCGGCGGGCGCGGAGCGCCGCCGAGCTGCGGTTCCCGGCCGGCGACCTGGTGGTGGTCTCCGGCCTGCCGGGCAGCGGCAAGAGCACCCTCATGCACCGTGTCGTGCCGCCGCTGGACGCGCACGGCGCCGCGGTGCACCGCATCGATTCGCAGGACGCGCGCGAGCGCTGGGAGCACGGCAGACTGCGCCGGCTGCCGTACGCCCTCTACCGCCCGCTGGTCCGGGCCGCCCACTATCTGACGCTCGCCCGTGCGCTGCGCTCCGGCGACAGCGTGGTGGTGCACGACTGCGGCACCCTGGCCTGGGTGCGCGGCTGGATCGCGCGGTCGGCGGTGCGCGGCGGGCGGGGGCTGCATCTGGTGCTGCTCGACGTGACGCCCGAGGTGGCGCTGTCCGGCCAGGAATCGCGTGGGCGCGGGGTGTCGGGGTACGCCTTCGCGCGCCACCGCGGGGCGGTGGGCCGGCTGGTCGGCGCGGCGGAATCGGCCCGGCTGCCGAAGGGGTTCGGCTCGGCCGTCCTGCTCGACCGGCGCGCGGCGAGCGCCCTGGAGACGGTCGGCTTCGACTGA
- a CDS encoding ABC transporter substrate-binding protein, producing the protein MRRSVPVAAVAAITSAGLLLAGCSGGKGSSEGSGTANAATKGVVNASDAKGGTVTYAISDAPESFDPGNTYYAFIYNFSRLYARPLTTFKPGPGTKGNELTPDLAESMGKPSDGGKTWTYKLRKGVKYDDGSTVTSQDVKYAVERSNFARDTLSLGPNYFQQFLKDNDGGYKGPYKDKSKAGLKSIETPDDQTIVFHLKKPFAEFDYLVSAPQTAPVPQAKDKGADYTKSVLSTGSYKFESYQEGKKLTLVRNPQWSAKTDPLRKQLPDKIVLNLKVAQSTIDKDLQSGNTLVDLAGRGVDGQTQAQLLTDPKEKGNTDNTLGQRLVYTALNTKVKPFDNIECRKAVEYAIDKKAVQTSLGGPIRGELASTVLPTDIDGYQKYDLYPQKYDGDKLDLTEAKKHWAKCGAGKATTTILARNDRQDEVDAATSVIDSLKKIGVTAKIQSYPTSKYFSDYAGVPKFNKKNNVGLIMMQWGSDFPTGYGYLQQILNGKAISQSGNTNLSELDDPEINKLLESAIANTDKAAREKAYAEIDKKTMEQAALVPLTYFKVLMYRSPKATNLVSTSAFSGQYDYLNIGVKK; encoded by the coding sequence ATGCGAAGGTCAGTTCCGGTCGCGGCTGTCGCGGCCATCACGAGTGCGGGCCTTTTGCTGGCCGGCTGCAGCGGGGGCAAGGGCTCCTCGGAGGGCTCGGGCACGGCGAACGCCGCCACCAAGGGCGTCGTCAATGCCTCGGACGCGAAGGGCGGCACGGTCACCTACGCGATCAGCGACGCCCCCGAGTCGTTCGACCCGGGCAACACGTACTACGCCTTCATCTACAACTTCAGCCGGCTCTACGCGCGCCCGCTCACCACCTTCAAGCCGGGTCCCGGCACCAAGGGCAACGAGCTGACCCCGGACCTCGCCGAGTCGATGGGCAAGCCCAGTGACGGCGGCAAGACCTGGACGTACAAGCTCCGCAAGGGCGTCAAGTACGACGACGGCTCCACGGTCACCTCGCAGGACGTCAAGTACGCGGTCGAGCGCAGCAACTTCGCACGCGACACCCTCTCGCTGGGCCCGAACTACTTCCAGCAGTTCCTCAAGGACAACGACGGCGGCTACAAGGGTCCCTACAAGGACAAGAGCAAGGCCGGTCTGAAGTCCATCGAGACCCCGGACGACCAGACGATCGTCTTCCACCTCAAGAAGCCGTTCGCCGAGTTCGACTACCTGGTGAGCGCCCCGCAGACCGCTCCGGTCCCGCAGGCCAAGGACAAGGGCGCCGACTACACCAAGTCCGTGCTGTCCACCGGCTCGTACAAGTTCGAGAGCTACCAGGAGGGCAAGAAGCTCACCCTGGTCCGCAACCCCCAGTGGTCCGCGAAGACCGACCCGCTGCGCAAGCAGCTGCCGGACAAGATCGTCCTGAACCTGAAGGTCGCCCAGTCGACCATCGACAAGGACCTCCAGTCCGGCAACACCCTGGTGGACCTGGCCGGCCGCGGTGTCGACGGGCAGACGCAGGCCCAGCTCCTGACGGACCCCAAGGAGAAGGGCAACACCGACAACACCCTCGGTCAGCGCCTGGTCTACACGGCGCTCAACACCAAGGTGAAGCCGTTCGACAACATCGAGTGCCGCAAGGCCGTCGAGTACGCCATCGACAAGAAGGCCGTGCAGACCTCGCTCGGCGGCCCGATCCGCGGTGAGCTGGCCTCCACGGTCCTGCCGACCGACATCGACGGCTACCAGAAGTACGACCTGTACCCGCAGAAGTACGACGGCGACAAGCTGGACCTCACCGAGGCCAAGAAGCACTGGGCCAAGTGCGGCGCCGGTAAGGCCACGACCACGATCCTGGCCCGCAACGACCGCCAGGACGAGGTCGACGCGGCCACCTCGGTCATCGACTCGCTGAAGAAGATCGGCGTCACCGCCAAGATCCAGTCGTACCCGACCAGCAAGTACTTCTCGGACTACGCCGGTGTGCCGAAGTTCAACAAGAAGAACAACGTCGGCCTGATCATGATGCAGTGGGGCTCGGACTTCCCGACCGGCTACGGCTACCTCCAGCAGATCCTGAACGGCAAGGCGATCAGCCAGTCCGGTAACACGAACCTGTCGGAGCTGGACGACCCGGAGATCAACAAGCTGCTCGAGAGCGCCATCGCCAACACCGACAAGGCGGCCCGCGAAAAGGCGTACGCCGAGATCGACAAGAAGACGATGGAGCAGGCGGCGCTGGTCCCGCTCACCTACTTCAAGGTCCTGATGTACCGCTCGCCGAAGGCCACCAACCTCGTGTCCACCTCGGCCTTCAGCGGTCAGTACGACTACCTCAACATCGGCGTCAAGAAGTAG
- a CDS encoding enhanced serine sensitivity protein SseB gives MTLPEQGIPQLAWPANELEEVLAASVGHPGAGGRIVEVLGRSRVWVPLPNGGGPDSAGPGARGLDLPTVELDGAAYVPVYTSEQEFLRVVGTHMSFTVAPAREFARGLPPHIGIAVNPDGVIGVPLPPPAVAELCREQRHEPAGLPSGGRVRLFEPDWQDEPVDFLAAAGLEFSAAGIVLTARRALASVEGDTPALFIGVQVAADPAALYDGTAREAVLSALGRALGAVPLPWSVQLVMLDLAQGDPVADWMLERVRPFYSRDHS, from the coding sequence ATGACATTGCCGGAGCAGGGGATACCGCAGCTGGCGTGGCCGGCGAACGAGCTCGAAGAGGTGCTGGCCGCTTCGGTCGGGCACCCGGGCGCCGGTGGCCGGATCGTCGAGGTACTGGGCCGCAGCCGGGTGTGGGTGCCGCTGCCCAACGGCGGCGGCCCGGACAGCGCGGGCCCCGGTGCCCGCGGCCTCGATCTGCCGACCGTCGAGCTCGACGGTGCGGCCTATGTCCCGGTCTACACCTCCGAGCAGGAGTTCCTGCGGGTGGTCGGCACGCATATGTCCTTCACGGTCGCCCCGGCCCGGGAGTTCGCCCGCGGGCTGCCGCCGCACATCGGCATCGCGGTCAACCCCGACGGCGTGATCGGTGTCCCGCTGCCGCCGCCCGCGGTGGCCGAACTGTGCCGCGAGCAGCGTCATGAGCCGGCCGGTCTGCCCAGCGGTGGCCGGGTGCGGCTCTTCGAGCCGGACTGGCAGGACGAACCGGTGGATTTCCTGGCCGCGGCCGGGCTGGAGTTCTCCGCCGCCGGAATTGTCCTGACTGCCCGGCGTGCCCTGGCAAGTGTCGAGGGCGACACGCCCGCGCTGTTCATCGGTGTTCAGGTCGCGGCCGACCCCGCGGCTCTGTACGACGGCACTGCCCGCGAGGCGGTACTGTCAGCCCTCGGACGTGCGCTCGGTGCAGTACCGCTGCCCTGGTCCGTACAGCTCGTCATGCTCGACCTCGCCCAGGGCGACCCGGTCGCCGACTGGATGCTGGAGCGCGTGCGGCCCTTCTACTCCCGGGACCACTCGTAA
- the gcvT gene encoding glycine cleavage system aminomethyltransferase GcvT, which translates to MTDAPRRTALDATHRALGATMTDFAGWDMPLRYSSERDEHVAVRTRAGLFDLSHMGEITVTGPQAADLLDYALVGNIGGVKTGRARYTMICEAEGGILDDLIVYRLADQEYMVVANASNAQVVLDALTARAGGFDAAIRDDRDAYALLAVQGPESPGILKALTDADLDGLKYYAGLPGTVAGVEALIARTGYTGEDGFELFVRPADAVALWEALTEAGKDTGLVPCGLSCRDTLRLEAGMPLYGHELTTATTPFDAGLGRVVKFEKTTNDGDFVGRAALAAAAERAEANPPRKLVGLIAGGRRVPRAGYPVVTADGTVIGEVTSGAPSPTLGKPIAIAYVEAAYATPGTEGVCVDIRGSHEPYEVIALPFYKRQK; encoded by the coding sequence ATGACTGATGCCCCCCGCCGCACCGCGCTGGATGCCACCCATCGCGCGCTCGGCGCCACCATGACCGACTTCGCCGGCTGGGACATGCCGCTGCGCTACAGCAGCGAGCGCGACGAGCACGTCGCCGTCCGCACCCGCGCCGGCCTCTTCGACCTCTCCCACATGGGCGAGATCACCGTCACCGGCCCGCAGGCCGCCGACCTCCTCGACTATGCGCTGGTGGGCAACATCGGCGGCGTCAAGACGGGCCGCGCGCGCTACACCATGATCTGTGAGGCCGAGGGCGGCATCCTCGACGACCTGATCGTCTACCGCCTCGCCGACCAGGAGTACATGGTCGTCGCCAACGCCTCCAACGCCCAGGTGGTGCTGGACGCGCTGACCGCACGGGCGGGCGGCTTCGACGCCGCGATCCGCGACGACCGGGACGCCTACGCACTGCTCGCGGTGCAGGGCCCGGAGTCCCCCGGCATCCTCAAGGCGCTGACGGACGCCGATCTGGACGGCCTCAAGTACTACGCGGGTCTGCCCGGCACGGTCGCCGGTGTCGAGGCGCTGATCGCCCGTACCGGATACACCGGGGAGGACGGCTTCGAGCTGTTCGTCCGGCCGGCCGACGCGGTCGCCCTCTGGGAGGCGCTGACCGAGGCCGGCAAGGACACCGGGCTGGTGCCCTGCGGTCTCTCCTGCCGCGACACCCTGCGCCTGGAGGCGGGCATGCCGCTGTACGGGCATGAGCTGACCACCGCGACCACGCCGTTCGACGCGGGCCTGGGCCGGGTCGTGAAGTTCGAGAAGACGACCAACGACGGCGACTTCGTCGGCCGTGCCGCGCTGGCGGCGGCCGCCGAGCGCGCCGAGGCGAACCCGCCGCGCAAGCTGGTCGGTCTGATCGCGGGGGGCCGCCGGGTCCCGCGCGCCGGCTACCCGGTCGTCACGGCCGACGGCACGGTCATCGGCGAGGTCACCTCCGGGGCGCCGTCCCCGACGCTGGGCAAGCCGATCGCCATCGCCTATGTCGAGGCGGCCTACGCCACACCGGGCACCGAGGGTGTCTGCGTGGACATCCGTGGAAGCCATGAGCCGTACGAGGTCATCGCTCTGCCGTTCTACAAGCGGCAGAAGTAA
- a CDS encoding ABC transporter permease, with product MTAPIETTGAAAEAQPEAVLKGVEAKRIEGRSLGQIAWLRFRRDKVAVAGAIVVILLIAVAALSRPIQSLLGLDPNNPNQSLIDPNTTLPKGDLGGMSADHPLGVDPKFGRDLLARILEGSWVSLIVAFGATLLSVAIGTVLGVVAGFYRGRVDALISRMMDVFLAFPLLLFAIAISASLQGGAFGMEGLPLHISVLIFVIGFFNWPYMGRIVRAQTLSLREREFVDAARGMGARGPFILFRELLPNLVGPIIVYSTLLIPSNILFEAALSFLGVGIQPPQASWGGMLNQAVKYYEVDPQYMIVPGLAIFVTVLAFNLLGDGLRDALDPRSR from the coding sequence GTGACGGCACCGATCGAGACCACCGGGGCGGCTGCTGAGGCGCAGCCGGAAGCGGTGCTGAAGGGCGTCGAGGCAAAGCGGATCGAGGGGCGTTCGCTCGGTCAGATCGCATGGCTGCGCTTCCGGCGGGACAAGGTCGCGGTGGCCGGTGCCATCGTTGTCATCCTGCTCATCGCCGTCGCCGCGCTCTCCCGTCCGATCCAGTCCCTGCTGGGGCTGGACCCGAACAATCCCAACCAGTCGCTGATCGACCCCAACACCACGCTCCCCAAGGGCGACCTCGGCGGGATGAGCGCGGACCACCCCCTGGGCGTGGACCCGAAGTTCGGCCGCGATCTGCTCGCCCGGATCCTGGAGGGCTCCTGGGTGTCGCTGATCGTGGCGTTCGGCGCGACGCTGCTGTCGGTCGCCATCGGCACCGTGCTCGGTGTGGTCGCCGGCTTCTACCGCGGACGGGTGGACGCCCTCATCAGCCGCATGATGGACGTCTTCCTGGCCTTCCCGCTGCTGCTGTTCGCCATCGCGATCTCCGCCTCGCTGCAGGGCGGCGCCTTCGGCATGGAGGGCCTGCCGCTGCACATCTCGGTGCTGATCTTCGTGATCGGCTTCTTCAACTGGCCCTACATGGGGCGGATCGTGCGTGCGCAGACCCTGTCGCTGCGCGAGCGGGAATTCGTGGACGCCGCCCGCGGCATGGGGGCGCGCGGGCCGTTCATCCTCTTCCGGGAGCTGCTGCCCAACCTGGTGGGTCCGATCATCGTCTACTCGACGCTGCTGATCCCCTCCAACATCCTCTTCGAGGCGGCGCTGAGCTTCCTGGGCGTCGGCATCCAGCCGCCCCAGGCGTCCTGGGGCGGCATGCTCAACCAGGCGGTCAAGTACTACGAGGTCGACCCCCAGTACATGATCGTCCCCGGCCTCGCGATCTTCGTCACCGTGCTCGCGTTCAACCTGCTCGGCGACGGACTGAGGGACGCGCTGGACCCGCGCAGCCGCTGA